One Clarias gariepinus isolate MV-2021 ecotype Netherlands chromosome 18, CGAR_prim_01v2, whole genome shotgun sequence genomic window carries:
- the gsk3bb gene encoding glycogen synthase kinase 3 beta, genome duplicate b isoform X3, translating to MSGRPRTTSFAESCKPAVPQPSAFGNMKVSRDKDGSKVTTVGATPGQGPDRPQEVSYTDTKVIGNGSFGVVYQAKLCDTGELVAIKKVLQDKRFKNRELQIMRKLDHCNIVRLRYFFYSSGDKKDEVYLNLVLDYVPETVYRVSRHYSRAKQILPMIYVKLYMYQLFRSLAYIHSFGICHRDIKPQNLLLDPETAVLKLCDFGSAKQLVRGEPNVSYICSRYYRAPELIFGATDYTSSIDVWSAGCVLAELLLGQPIFPGDSGVDQLVEIIKVLGTPTREQIREMNPNYTEFKFPQIKAHPWTKVFRPKTPPEAIALCSRLLEYTPTARLTPLEACAHAFFDELRAPALKLPNGRERPPLFNFTTQDAGSGERGPGPNAASGSAPNPST from the exons GGGATAAGGATGGCAGTAAGGTAACGACTGTCGGAGCGACCCCTGGCCAAGGTCCTGATCGGCCTCAGGAGGTCAGCTACACGGACACTAAGGTCATTGGCAACGGCTCATTCGGTGTGGTTTACCAGGCCAAGCTGTGCGACACTGGAGAGTTGGTGGCCATCAAGAAAGTCCTGCAAGACAAGAGGTTTAAG AATCGTGAGCTGCAGATCATGAGGAAGCTGGACCACTGCAACATCGTACGCCTCCGCTACTTCTTCTACTCCAGCGGGGATAAG AAGGATGAGGTGTATCTGAACTTAGTTCTGGACTACGTCCCAGAGACGGTGTACCGAGTGTCCCGGCACTACAGCCGAGCTAAGCAGATCCTCCCCATGATCTACGTGAAG CTGTACATGTACCAGTTGTTCCGGAGCTTGGCGTACATTCACTCCTTTGGTATCTGCCATCGGGACATCAAGCCCCAGAACCTGCTGCTGGACCCAGAGACTGCCGTGCTCAAGCTCTGTGACTTTGGCAG TGCTAAGCAGCTGGTACGTGGTGAACCCAACGTCTCCTACATCTGCTCTCGTTACTACCGAGCCCCAGAGCTCATCTTCGGAGCTACAGATTACACCTCCAGCATAG ATGTGTGGTCGGCTGGATGCGTGTTAGCGGAGCTGCTGCTTGGACAGCCCATCTTCCCTGGCGACAGTGGAGTGGACCAACTAGTCGAAATTATCAAG GTGTTGGGGACTCCCACGCGTGAGCAGATTCGAGAGATGAACCCCAACTACACAGAGTTCAAGTTCCCTCAAATCAAAGCCCACCCATGGACTAAG GTGTTTCGGCCGAAGACCCCACCCGAGGCAATCGCTCTGTGTTCCCGGTTGCTGGAGTACACACCCACGGCACGTCTCACTCCTCTGGAGGCTTGCGCACATGCCTTCTTTGACGAGCTCCGTGCTCCTGCTCTCAAGCTCCCCAACGGCAGAGAGAGACCCCCGCTCTTCAACTTCACCACACAGG ATGCCGGCAGTGGCGAACGTGGCCCAGGCCCCAATGCCGCCTCTGGATCCGCCCCAAACCCATCGACCTGA
- the gsk3bb gene encoding glycogen synthase kinase 3 beta, genome duplicate b isoform X2 — MQTFTGCKSIRGDKDGSKVTTVGATPGQGPDRPQEVSYTDTKVIGNGSFGVVYQAKLCDTGELVAIKKVLQDKRFKNRELQIMRKLDHCNIVRLRYFFYSSGDKKDEVYLNLVLDYVPETVYRVSRHYSRAKQILPMIYVKLYMYQLFRSLAYIHSFGICHRDIKPQNLLLDPETAVLKLCDFGSAKQLVRGEPNVSYICSRYYRAPELIFGATDYTSSIDVWSAGCVLAELLLGQPIFPGDSGVDQLVEIIKVLGTPTREQIREMNPNYTEFKFPQIKAHPWTKVFRPKTPPEAIALCSRLLEYTPTARLTPLEACAHAFFDELRAPALKLPNGRERPPLFNFTTQELSSNPSLASILIPAHVRNQPGASSPSNASSTADAGSGERGPGPNAASGSAPNPST; from the exons ATGCAGACTTTCACTGGTTGTAAATCCATCAGAG GGGATAAGGATGGCAGTAAGGTAACGACTGTCGGAGCGACCCCTGGCCAAGGTCCTGATCGGCCTCAGGAGGTCAGCTACACGGACACTAAGGTCATTGGCAACGGCTCATTCGGTGTGGTTTACCAGGCCAAGCTGTGCGACACTGGAGAGTTGGTGGCCATCAAGAAAGTCCTGCAAGACAAGAGGTTTAAG AATCGTGAGCTGCAGATCATGAGGAAGCTGGACCACTGCAACATCGTACGCCTCCGCTACTTCTTCTACTCCAGCGGGGATAAG AAGGATGAGGTGTATCTGAACTTAGTTCTGGACTACGTCCCAGAGACGGTGTACCGAGTGTCCCGGCACTACAGCCGAGCTAAGCAGATCCTCCCCATGATCTACGTGAAG CTGTACATGTACCAGTTGTTCCGGAGCTTGGCGTACATTCACTCCTTTGGTATCTGCCATCGGGACATCAAGCCCCAGAACCTGCTGCTGGACCCAGAGACTGCCGTGCTCAAGCTCTGTGACTTTGGCAG TGCTAAGCAGCTGGTACGTGGTGAACCCAACGTCTCCTACATCTGCTCTCGTTACTACCGAGCCCCAGAGCTCATCTTCGGAGCTACAGATTACACCTCCAGCATAG ATGTGTGGTCGGCTGGATGCGTGTTAGCGGAGCTGCTGCTTGGACAGCCCATCTTCCCTGGCGACAGTGGAGTGGACCAACTAGTCGAAATTATCAAG GTGTTGGGGACTCCCACGCGTGAGCAGATTCGAGAGATGAACCCCAACTACACAGAGTTCAAGTTCCCTCAAATCAAAGCCCACCCATGGACTAAG GTGTTTCGGCCGAAGACCCCACCCGAGGCAATCGCTCTGTGTTCCCGGTTGCTGGAGTACACACCCACGGCACGTCTCACTCCTCTGGAGGCTTGCGCACATGCCTTCTTTGACGAGCTCCGTGCTCCTGCTCTCAAGCTCCCCAACGGCAGAGAGAGACCCCCGCTCTTCAACTTCACCACACAGG AGTTGTCCAGTAACCCCTCATTGGCGTCTATACTCATCCCCGCACACGTTCGCAACCAACCTGGAGCCTCCTCTCCTTCTAATGCCTCCTCTACTGCAG ATGCCGGCAGTGGCGAACGTGGCCCAGGCCCCAATGCCGCCTCTGGATCCGCCCCAAACCCATCGACCTGA
- the gsk3bb gene encoding glycogen synthase kinase 3 beta, genome duplicate b isoform X1: MSGRPRTTSFAESCKPAVPQPSAFGNMKVSRDKDGSKVTTVGATPGQGPDRPQEVSYTDTKVIGNGSFGVVYQAKLCDTGELVAIKKVLQDKRFKNRELQIMRKLDHCNIVRLRYFFYSSGDKKDEVYLNLVLDYVPETVYRVSRHYSRAKQILPMIYVKLYMYQLFRSLAYIHSFGICHRDIKPQNLLLDPETAVLKLCDFGSAKQLVRGEPNVSYICSRYYRAPELIFGATDYTSSIDVWSAGCVLAELLLGQPIFPGDSGVDQLVEIIKVLGTPTREQIREMNPNYTEFKFPQIKAHPWTKVFRPKTPPEAIALCSRLLEYTPTARLTPLEACAHAFFDELRAPALKLPNGRERPPLFNFTTQELSSNPSLASILIPAHVRNQPGASSPSNASSTADAGSGERGPGPNAASGSAPNPST, from the exons GGGATAAGGATGGCAGTAAGGTAACGACTGTCGGAGCGACCCCTGGCCAAGGTCCTGATCGGCCTCAGGAGGTCAGCTACACGGACACTAAGGTCATTGGCAACGGCTCATTCGGTGTGGTTTACCAGGCCAAGCTGTGCGACACTGGAGAGTTGGTGGCCATCAAGAAAGTCCTGCAAGACAAGAGGTTTAAG AATCGTGAGCTGCAGATCATGAGGAAGCTGGACCACTGCAACATCGTACGCCTCCGCTACTTCTTCTACTCCAGCGGGGATAAG AAGGATGAGGTGTATCTGAACTTAGTTCTGGACTACGTCCCAGAGACGGTGTACCGAGTGTCCCGGCACTACAGCCGAGCTAAGCAGATCCTCCCCATGATCTACGTGAAG CTGTACATGTACCAGTTGTTCCGGAGCTTGGCGTACATTCACTCCTTTGGTATCTGCCATCGGGACATCAAGCCCCAGAACCTGCTGCTGGACCCAGAGACTGCCGTGCTCAAGCTCTGTGACTTTGGCAG TGCTAAGCAGCTGGTACGTGGTGAACCCAACGTCTCCTACATCTGCTCTCGTTACTACCGAGCCCCAGAGCTCATCTTCGGAGCTACAGATTACACCTCCAGCATAG ATGTGTGGTCGGCTGGATGCGTGTTAGCGGAGCTGCTGCTTGGACAGCCCATCTTCCCTGGCGACAGTGGAGTGGACCAACTAGTCGAAATTATCAAG GTGTTGGGGACTCCCACGCGTGAGCAGATTCGAGAGATGAACCCCAACTACACAGAGTTCAAGTTCCCTCAAATCAAAGCCCACCCATGGACTAAG GTGTTTCGGCCGAAGACCCCACCCGAGGCAATCGCTCTGTGTTCCCGGTTGCTGGAGTACACACCCACGGCACGTCTCACTCCTCTGGAGGCTTGCGCACATGCCTTCTTTGACGAGCTCCGTGCTCCTGCTCTCAAGCTCCCCAACGGCAGAGAGAGACCCCCGCTCTTCAACTTCACCACACAGG AGTTGTCCAGTAACCCCTCATTGGCGTCTATACTCATCCCCGCACACGTTCGCAACCAACCTGGAGCCTCCTCTCCTTCTAATGCCTCCTCTACTGCAG ATGCCGGCAGTGGCGAACGTGGCCCAGGCCCCAATGCCGCCTCTGGATCCGCCCCAAACCCATCGACCTGA